One window of Microcoleus vaginatus PCC 9802 genomic DNA carries:
- a CDS encoding glutathione S-transferase family protein: MVKNKSLPSSVTVKLGKFVWTSMWQLMMSKLAPPDHTGAYIRPSSSFRNFVSTAPDNPHGPAAGRYRLFVGTGCPWAHRTLVTRALKGLEDAISVSIVYPSEGGMWVMESETFGCNTMPELYQLALPGYQGRCTVPVLWDDSKKAIVNNESSEIIVMLNSEFNEFASNPQMDLYPLDLRSQIDEWNEKIYQSVNNGVYRCGFAQSQAAYDSACSELFAVLDDIDRSLLRSRYLCGDRVTLADVRLFTTLFRFDAVYYSLFKCNVRRIQDYEHLGAYLRDLYQLPGVAGTCDLEAVKRDYYGNLFPLNPGCIIPAGPDPASLLKAHDRAGLRNRVSP; encoded by the coding sequence ATTGTGAAAAACAAATCGCTTCCTTCATCCGTAACAGTCAAGCTAGGCAAATTTGTCTGGACATCAATGTGGCAATTAATGATGTCAAAACTAGCGCCGCCCGATCACACCGGAGCATACATTCGCCCCAGCAGCAGTTTCCGCAACTTTGTCAGCACTGCACCAGACAACCCTCACGGGCCCGCTGCGGGACGGTATCGCCTCTTCGTGGGTACGGGATGCCCTTGGGCGCACCGCACTCTGGTGACGAGAGCGCTCAAAGGGCTGGAAGATGCGATATCGGTGTCGATTGTCTATCCCTCTGAAGGGGGAATGTGGGTGATGGAGTCGGAGACTTTTGGCTGCAACACGATGCCCGAACTTTACCAGTTGGCTTTACCGGGCTATCAGGGGCGGTGTACGGTGCCGGTGCTGTGGGATGACTCGAAAAAGGCGATCGTCAATAACGAGAGTTCGGAAATTATTGTGATGCTAAACTCGGAGTTTAACGAGTTTGCTAGCAATCCTCAAATGGATCTTTATCCTCTGGATTTGCGATCGCAAATTGACGAGTGGAATGAGAAGATTTACCAATCGGTGAATAACGGCGTTTATCGCTGCGGTTTCGCACAATCTCAAGCTGCTTATGACTCGGCTTGTAGTGAATTGTTTGCTGTTTTAGACGACATCGATCGATCGCTCTTGAGGAGTCGTTACCTTTGTGGCGATCGGGTGACTTTAGCAGACGTGCGGCTTTTTACTACTCTATTCCGTTTTGATGCCGTTTACTACAGCTTGTTCAAATGCAATGTGCGCCGCATTCAAGATTACGAGCATTTGGGAGCTTATCTGCGCGATTTGTACCAGTTACCGGGAGTGGCTGGCACTTGCGATTTGGAGGCTGTGAAGCGCGATTATTACGGCAATTTGTTCCCGCTGAATCCCGGCTGCATTATCCCCGCTGGACCCGATCCGGCGAGTTTGCTCAAAGCTCACGATCGCGCAGGGCTCAGAAACCGGGTTTCTCCATAA
- a CDS encoding transposase: protein MPRRQIIFQAGNYYHVYNRGNNRQLIFFERENYIYFLRQLRNHLIIHGVDIIAYCLMPNHYHLLVYLQTDDFSKLMQSFTLSYAKAINKRYQRVGSLFQGRFQAIHVDGEDYLLHLTRYIHLNPVCANIVEKAEDWEFSSYQEYIDLRQGSLPKIDGVRSQFFSADAYRDFLEGSTSDKLIQYLTFEE, encoded by the coding sequence ATGCCACGTCGCCAAATTATCTTCCAAGCGGGTAATTACTACCATGTTTATAACCGAGGTAATAACCGTCAGCTTATCTTTTTTGAGCGAGAAAACTATATTTATTTTTTACGTCAATTAAGAAACCATCTGATTATTCATGGTGTCGATATTATTGCTTATTGTTTGATGCCGAACCACTATCATTTATTAGTTTACCTGCAAACGGATGATTTTTCCAAGCTGATGCAGTCATTTACTCTGTCTTATGCTAAGGCTATCAATAAACGCTATCAAAGGGTGGGTTCACTATTTCAGGGACGGTTTCAGGCGATTCATGTGGATGGAGAAGACTATTTATTACACTTAACTCGATATATTCACTTAAACCCAGTCTGTGCTAATATAGTTGAAAAAGCAGAGGATTGGGAGTTTTCCAGCTATCAGGAATATATTGATTTGCGTCAGGGAAGTTTACCTAAAATAGATGGAGTGCGATCGCAATTTTTTTCAGCCGATGCTTATCGTGACTTTTTAGAAGGTTCAACTAGCGATAAATTAATCCAGTATTTAACATTTGAAGAATAG
- a CDS encoding photosystem II reaction center protein Psb28 has translation MAKIQFSRGIDEDAVPEVRLTRSKTGAQGTATFIFENPKALSSTSTEDITGMYMIDEEGEILTREVKAKFINGQPAGLEALYLMRNPAEWDRFMRFMERYSEANGLGFSKA, from the coding sequence ATGGCTAAAATTCAATTTTCTCGGGGTATAGACGAAGATGCTGTGCCCGAAGTGCGCCTAACCCGTTCTAAAACGGGAGCTCAAGGCACTGCCACGTTTATCTTTGAAAATCCCAAAGCTCTCAGCAGCACCAGTACCGAAGACATTACTGGAATGTACATGATCGACGAAGAAGGCGAAATCCTCACTCGCGAGGTTAAGGCTAAGTTCATCAACGGTCAGCCTGCTGGTTTGGAAGCTCTTTATCTAATGAGAAATCCCGCAGAATGGGATCGATTTATGCGTTTTATGGAACGCTACTCGGAAGCAAACGGCTTAGGATTTAGCAAGGCATAA
- a CDS encoding DUF433 domain-containing protein has product MVVKAGSQLAKFVMTLTSRVVHSDPDILGGTPVFVGTRVPMRTLLDYLEAGDSLEVFLDHFPSVSREQTIAALELAKEMLTAYANPA; this is encoded by the coding sequence ATTGTTGTAAAAGCTGGTAGCCAGTTGGCTAAATTTGTTATGACATTAACATCCCGTGTTGTTCATAGCGACCCCGATATTCTGGGGGGAACCCCTGTTTTTGTTGGGACTCGTGTACCAATGAGAACCCTACTTGATTATCTTGAGGCTGGTGATTCATTAGAGGTATTTCTAGACCATTTCCCTAGTGTCAGTCGGGAACAGACAATTGCAGCTCTTGAATTAGCCAAGGAAATGCTGACAGCCTATGCGAATCCTGCTTGA
- a CDS encoding DUF1565 domain-containing protein, which yields MATLYVNPQTGSDSAVGSQSAPFKTIARAIARAASGSTIQLAPGIYSAASGEKFPLEIPSGVKVIGNETNKGRGILIQGSGKFVSPTAAGQNITILLATNSELRGVTVTNLDSGGTGVWIESTSPTVANCTFTLCKGEGVFATGTANPAILDNIFVENSAAGVIIAGTAKGAIRRNIFQKTGFGISLQAQSGPLIVDNQILENRSGIVLAGESQPVLRKNRIEKNTEDGLTAVGKSLPDIGTAQDLGGNIFQNNGELDLQNATGVKISAVGNQLNSSRVKGLFDLGNVTPTPTPGGLKFSDISTHWAKDFIDRLAKRNIVSGFPNGTFQPYEIVTRAQYAAMLAKAFELVPRREAMVFKDVAADFWAKGAIDQANRAGFLAGYPDSTFRPEQNLTRVQAIVSLVNGLQLAGGNPNSLSVYVDRAQIPSFATDEIATATERKIVVNYPAREKLSPAHDITRGEISALIYQTLVATNRADPINSPYIV from the coding sequence ATGGCAACACTTTATGTCAACCCGCAAACAGGCAGCGATTCCGCAGTCGGCAGCCAATCAGCCCCATTCAAAACTATAGCCCGCGCGATCGCCCGCGCTGCATCGGGAAGCACTATTCAATTAGCACCGGGAATTTACAGCGCTGCTAGTGGCGAAAAATTCCCCTTGGAAATTCCCTCGGGAGTAAAAGTTATTGGCAATGAAACTAACAAAGGTAGAGGCATTCTGATTCAAGGCAGCGGCAAATTTGTCAGTCCCACCGCTGCGGGTCAAAATATCACGATACTGCTAGCAACTAATTCGGAATTGCGCGGAGTAACTGTTACTAATCTCGATAGTGGCGGCACGGGAGTCTGGATTGAGTCAACTTCTCCGACTGTGGCTAACTGCACTTTCACACTTTGTAAGGGCGAAGGCGTTTTTGCCACGGGCACTGCTAATCCTGCGATTCTCGACAACATATTTGTGGAAAACTCAGCCGCTGGGGTGATTATAGCGGGAACTGCTAAAGGAGCAATACGGCGCAATATTTTTCAAAAGACGGGTTTCGGCATTTCTCTGCAAGCTCAGTCGGGTCCTTTGATTGTTGATAACCAAATTTTGGAAAATCGATCCGGTATCGTTTTAGCGGGGGAATCTCAGCCGGTTTTGCGTAAGAATCGCATTGAAAAAAATACCGAAGACGGTTTGACTGCGGTGGGGAAGTCGCTGCCAGATATTGGTACTGCTCAAGATTTGGGCGGCAATATTTTTCAGAATAACGGTGAATTAGACTTACAAAACGCGACTGGGGTTAAGATTTCTGCGGTGGGAAATCAGCTCAATTCTTCGCGGGTGAAAGGTTTATTTGATTTGGGCAATGTGACGCCAACTCCGACTCCTGGCGGGCTAAAGTTTAGCGACATCAGCACGCATTGGGCTAAGGATTTTATCGATCGCTTGGCAAAGAGGAATATTGTTAGCGGGTTTCCCAACGGCACTTTTCAACCTTACGAGATTGTAACTAGAGCTCAGTATGCGGCTATGTTGGCGAAGGCGTTTGAATTGGTGCCGCGCCGTGAGGCGATGGTTTTTAAGGATGTGGCGGCGGATTTTTGGGCCAAGGGAGCGATCGACCAAGCTAATCGAGCTGGCTTTTTGGCTGGATATCCAGACAGCACGTTTCGCCCGGAGCAGAATTTGACTAGAGTTCAGGCGATCGTTTCTTTGGTAAACGGCTTGCAGTTGGCGGGGGGCAACCCCAATTCTTTGAGCGTTTATGTCGATCGAGCTCAGATTCCCAGTTTTGCCACCGACGAGATAGCAACCGCCACAGAGCGCAAAATCGTGGTCAACTATCCCGCGCGCGAAAAGCTTTCCCCCGCCCACGACATCACCCGTGGCGAGATATCCGCCCTCATCTACCAAACTCTGGTAGCTACAAACCGCGCCGATCCAATTAACTCTCCCTACATCGTCTAA
- a CDS encoding TIGR01777 family protein, producing the protein MKVAIAGATGFVGSRLVEKLQAAGHQVVVLSRDAAKAGRVFPASAYPNLEVVAYTPAESGDWQKSIAGCDAVVNLAGVPIAEERWTEARQQAILDSRRLTTAKLVEAIVNANPRPSVLVSASAIGYYGTSETAEFDETSPAGNDFLAAVCKDWEAAAQPAKNAGTRLAILRLGIVLGMGGALAKMLPPFKLFAGGPLGTGKQWFSWVHREDVVDLILYALQNSQVEGVLNATAPNPVRMNELCQTLGEVLQRPSWLPVPGFALEMLLGDGAKLVLEGQKVLPKQTLASGFQYQYPTLKLALEEILSGS; encoded by the coding sequence ATGAAAGTAGCGATCGCGGGAGCAACGGGATTTGTAGGTAGCCGGCTGGTGGAGAAGCTGCAAGCTGCGGGACATCAAGTGGTGGTTTTGAGCAGGGATGCGGCGAAGGCTGGCCGAGTTTTTCCCGCTTCAGCTTATCCGAATTTGGAAGTTGTCGCCTACACTCCAGCGGAGTCTGGTGATTGGCAAAAGTCGATCGCGGGCTGCGACGCTGTTGTCAATTTAGCAGGGGTTCCGATTGCAGAGGAAAGGTGGACGGAGGCGCGCCAGCAAGCAATTCTGGACAGTCGCAGACTGACGACGGCAAAATTGGTCGAGGCGATCGTCAATGCTAATCCTAGACCATCTGTGTTAGTTAGCGCATCGGCGATCGGCTATTACGGAACCAGCGAAACCGCTGAGTTTGACGAAACTAGCCCTGCGGGAAACGATTTTTTAGCAGCAGTTTGCAAAGACTGGGAAGCAGCGGCCCAACCTGCAAAAAATGCGGGAACGCGGTTAGCAATTTTGCGGCTGGGGATAGTTTTGGGAATGGGAGGCGCGTTGGCAAAAATGCTGCCACCTTTTAAACTATTTGCAGGCGGGCCGCTGGGCACTGGGAAACAGTGGTTTTCTTGGGTTCATCGCGAGGATGTGGTTGATTTAATTTTGTACGCTTTGCAAAATTCGCAAGTTGAAGGCGTTTTGAATGCGACAGCACCGAATCCGGTGCGGATGAATGAATTGTGTCAAACTTTAGGGGAAGTTTTGCAGCGACCTTCTTGGTTGCCGGTGCCAGGTTTTGCTTTAGAAATGCTGTTGGGAGACGGGGCAAAACTTGTTTTGGAAGGGCAGAAAGTGTTGCCGAAACAAACTTTAGCTAGTGGTTTTCAATATCAATATCCGACGCTGAAATTAGCACTCGAAGAGATTTTATCGGGAAGTTAG
- a CDS encoding iron-sulfur cluster assembly accessory protein → MTQAISEKRGIQMTDSAVRQVLALREKQGKDLCLRVGVRQGGCSGMSYVMDFADPSTVKSDDEVFDYDGFQVVCDRKSILYLYGLVLDFSDAMIGGGFQFTNPNATQTCGCGSSFST, encoded by the coding sequence ATGACTCAAGCCATTTCTGAAAAGCGCGGCATTCAAATGACGGACTCTGCTGTCCGTCAAGTTTTAGCCCTGAGAGAAAAACAAGGTAAAGACCTCTGCTTGCGGGTAGGGGTTCGCCAGGGCGGATGCTCTGGAATGTCCTACGTGATGGATTTCGCAGATCCCAGCACTGTGAAATCCGACGATGAAGTGTTCGACTACGACGGTTTTCAGGTAGTTTGCGATCGCAAGAGCATTCTTTATCTCTACGGTTTGGTTCTCGACTTCAGCGATGCTATGATCGGGGGCGGCTTTCAGTTTACGAACCCCAACGCAACTCAAACTTGCGGTTGTGGCAGTTCTTTTTCTACATAA
- a CDS encoding cytochrome P450 produces the protein MTLPTGSRSPALFQTLSLVADPIAFFDRYSAKYGDTFTARVLGPASPPVVFLGRPEAIQAVFTTLADAFEFGKVTNVFRPLVGNESLIMNEGTRHLRQRQLLMPALHREQLHSQGHLIVDLTKKQTIDWKAPDAIAVREEMSEISLQVILQVVFGLVPGERYEQLKQLLSKLLEAITSELYSMQFFFEPLQQNLGPWSPWGQFLQQMAQIDSLIYAEIAERRSHSLDSSRTDILSVLMMARDDSGESLGDQELRDQLMTLLLLGHETTGSALTWAFYWLHQFPECLARLRQELDELGENPDPIALSQSPYLTAVCKEALRVYPIALISQPRKVKRTIELEGYTYQPGTILIPCVYLAHRRPETYENPALFNPDRFLDRKFSASEFLPFGGGSRSCIGMALSMFEMKLVLATVLSSREFVSNLDRPIRPARRGITFVPPDRFRLTVVGDRR, from the coding sequence ATGACGCTGCCTACCGGATCTCGTTCTCCTGCTTTGTTCCAAACGCTTTCGCTGGTAGCTGACCCGATCGCATTTTTCGATCGCTACTCTGCCAAATACGGCGATACATTTACCGCCCGCGTGTTGGGGCCCGCTTCGCCCCCCGTGGTGTTTCTGGGCCGTCCAGAAGCGATTCAGGCGGTGTTTACGACGTTAGCGGATGCCTTTGAGTTTGGCAAAGTGACCAACGTATTTCGCCCGCTGGTGGGAAATGAATCCCTCATTATGAATGAAGGGACGCGACATCTGCGACAGCGACAGCTATTAATGCCCGCGCTGCATCGGGAACAGTTGCACAGTCAAGGGCATTTGATTGTGGATTTGACGAAAAAGCAGACGATCGACTGGAAAGCCCCAGATGCGATCGCAGTCCGCGAAGAAATGTCAGAAATTTCGCTGCAAGTAATCTTGCAAGTCGTGTTTGGATTAGTGCCGGGAGAGCGCTACGAACAACTGAAACAATTGCTCAGCAAGCTTTTAGAGGCGATTACCTCTGAGCTGTACTCCATGCAATTTTTCTTTGAACCGTTGCAGCAAAATTTGGGGCCTTGGAGCCCGTGGGGGCAGTTTTTGCAGCAGATGGCGCAGATTGACTCGCTGATTTATGCGGAAATTGCCGAGAGGCGATCGCATTCTCTCGATTCGTCTCGCACGGATATTCTGTCGGTGTTGATGATGGCCCGCGACGACAGCGGCGAATCCCTCGGCGATCAAGAATTGCGCGATCAGTTGATGACGCTGTTGTTGTTGGGACATGAAACGACTGGATCGGCCTTGACTTGGGCGTTTTACTGGCTGCATCAGTTTCCCGAATGTCTCGCTAGATTGCGGCAGGAATTGGATGAATTAGGCGAGAATCCCGATCCGATCGCGCTTTCCCAGTCGCCTTACTTAACAGCAGTCTGCAAGGAAGCGCTGCGGGTTTATCCAATTGCCTTAATTTCGCAGCCGCGCAAAGTGAAACGGACGATCGAACTCGAAGGCTATACATATCAACCGGGAACGATTTTAATCCCCTGTGTCTATTTGGCGCACCGTCGGCCTGAAACCTACGAAAACCCGGCTCTATTCAATCCCGATCGCTTTTTAGACCGCAAGTTTTCCGCCTCTGAATTTTTACCATTTGGAGGCGGGAGTCGAAGCTGCATCGGGATGGCGTTATCGATGTTTGAAATGAAGCTTGTTTTAGCAACGGTGCTGTCTTCCCGTGAGTTTGTATCGAATCTCGATCGGCCCATTCGTCCGGCGCGCCGGGGAATCACCTTTGTACCACCAGATAGATTCCGATTAACGGTTGTGGGCGATCGGCGTTAG
- a CDS encoding methyltransferase domain-containing protein, whose translation MTVAINTTPGLASRLVNGVLSIKPLANLAKHQAREMMIKRAERIGVHWRQESQALLARNWEAELLSVQNPDLVYPKYYLTSFHAYEKGNMSWEAATEVEVAARTVHAGIWPEAGAEGDAKLRASYHEVIKSQIASSPQDIVDLGCSVGMSTFALGDIYPEAKMTGVELSPYFLAVAKYRSQQREAESLNQKSPTWVHAAAESTGLPAAAFDLVSICLVCHELPQKATREIFREARRLLRVGGHLTIMDMNPQSEVYAKMPPYILTLLKSTEPYLDQYFGLDIEQALVDSGFAQPTITCNTVRHRTVVAEAI comes from the coding sequence ATGACTGTTGCAATTAACACAACTCCGGGATTAGCCTCGCGCTTAGTAAATGGCGTACTTTCCATCAAGCCTTTGGCTAATCTAGCCAAGCACCAAGCGCGGGAAATGATGATAAAAAGAGCCGAAAGAATCGGAGTGCATTGGCGACAAGAATCCCAAGCACTTTTAGCTCGAAATTGGGAGGCAGAATTGCTCAGCGTCCAAAATCCCGATCTTGTTTACCCGAAATATTATCTAACTTCATTCCACGCTTATGAAAAAGGTAATATGAGTTGGGAAGCTGCTACAGAAGTTGAAGTTGCCGCCCGTACAGTTCACGCCGGAATTTGGCCGGAAGCGGGTGCAGAAGGCGATGCTAAACTCCGCGCCAGCTATCACGAAGTCATCAAATCTCAAATTGCTTCTTCACCCCAAGATATTGTTGATTTGGGATGCAGTGTGGGAATGAGTACCTTTGCTCTTGGGGATATTTACCCGGAAGCGAAGATGACTGGGGTGGAGTTGTCGCCTTATTTTTTAGCAGTTGCTAAATACCGTTCTCAACAGCGAGAAGCTGAATCTTTAAATCAAAAATCTCCGACTTGGGTTCACGCTGCTGCGGAATCTACGGGTTTGCCTGCGGCTGCTTTTGATTTAGTTTCTATTTGTTTAGTTTGTCACGAATTGCCGCAGAAAGCTACTAGAGAAATATTCCGGGAAGCGAGGCGTTTGCTACGTGTGGGCGGACATTTGACAATTATGGATATGAATCCTCAGTCGGAAGTTTATGCCAAAATGCCTCCTTATATTTTGACTTTGCTCAAGAGTACGGAGCCTTATTTGGATCAGTATTTTGGGTTGGATATCGAGCAAGCTTTAGTTGATTCGGGTTTTGCCCAGCCGACAATCACTTGCAATACAGTCCGACACCGCACTGTTGTTGCTGAGGCGATATAG
- a CDS encoding DUF3352 domain-containing protein: protein MPAKKSKLLIAASTVAAGSAAVYFYFQGLSQQVSNPQDSAKVVPDEAMMAAFISPNPQALAQLQRFGTPGAQKLLGQGLKGFQEQSLAGTQIDFDRDLKPWLGGVMVALLPPDAATNTQPPKLLVVVSVKNKISAWNFANKLKSQPGATTQESEYKGIKIFEIAEPTGKRYSVALLNDQLVMAPLKKPVELAIDTFKGEPSLATQQSTTKFFAESAGVKNPIATVYIADYPAAIDQLKANLPADIQLPWAVFSQFKQVKSLVAGIGADSEGLRVKTIAQLDPKFVQQNPQFASKLLPRFPDETIALVGGKGIDKIWSQATAEAKDSPEVDRGVQQVRNSFKRLDLDADREVFGWMNGEFAIGAIGSNQGILSQLGMGAAMIFETSDRPAAEATLKKLDAIAKSNPTVSVAPRTVEGKEVTEWQIPQQGTLFGHGWLNENSVFVAFGGPLVDVITSTPPQPLSSSPSFQAIATSLPRANQGYFYIDMEKSMSWANQYLLAVQPNLVSPPVAELLNSLRGVSVATASTQPTTAELEMLFALKSNN from the coding sequence ATGCCTGCAAAAAAATCAAAGCTTCTAATTGCTGCCTCCACCGTCGCAGCAGGTAGCGCTGCGGTCTACTTTTACTTCCAGGGTTTGAGCCAACAAGTATCCAACCCTCAAGACAGCGCCAAAGTTGTGCCCGACGAAGCAATGATGGCCGCGTTTATCTCCCCCAATCCGCAAGCGTTGGCCCAGTTGCAGCGATTTGGCACGCCAGGAGCTCAAAAGTTGCTCGGTCAGGGTTTGAAGGGCTTTCAAGAACAAAGCTTGGCAGGCACTCAAATCGACTTTGACAGGGACTTAAAGCCTTGGCTGGGGGGTGTGATGGTCGCTTTGCTGCCCCCTGATGCTGCGACGAATACACAGCCTCCAAAACTGCTGGTAGTCGTCAGCGTGAAAAATAAAATTAGCGCTTGGAATTTTGCTAATAAATTAAAATCTCAGCCTGGTGCAACTACTCAAGAAAGCGAGTATAAAGGAATTAAAATCTTTGAGATTGCAGAGCCAACTGGCAAGCGCTACAGTGTGGCTTTGCTGAACGACCAATTAGTGATGGCTCCTTTGAAAAAGCCTGTGGAATTGGCGATCGATACTTTTAAAGGAGAACCCTCCCTCGCTACGCAGCAGAGCACAACTAAGTTTTTTGCAGAGAGTGCTGGTGTCAAGAATCCGATCGCAACTGTTTATATTGCTGACTATCCTGCTGCAATTGACCAATTGAAAGCTAATTTGCCCGCAGATATCCAGTTGCCTTGGGCAGTGTTTTCGCAGTTCAAACAAGTTAAGTCTTTGGTTGCGGGAATTGGAGCAGATAGTGAGGGATTGAGGGTAAAAACTATTGCTCAGTTAGACCCTAAATTCGTGCAGCAAAATCCCCAATTCGCATCGAAATTGTTGCCCAGATTTCCCGATGAAACTATTGCTTTAGTCGGCGGCAAGGGAATCGATAAAATTTGGTCGCAAGCAACCGCTGAGGCAAAAGATAGCCCGGAAGTTGACAGGGGAGTTCAGCAGGTGAGGAATAGTTTTAAGCGGTTGGATTTGGATGCGGATCGAGAGGTTTTTGGTTGGATGAATGGGGAATTTGCGATCGGGGCGATCGGTTCCAATCAAGGCATTTTGTCTCAGTTGGGGATGGGGGCGGCGATGATTTTTGAAACGAGCGATCGCCCTGCCGCCGAAGCAACTCTGAAAAAACTCGATGCGATCGCCAAAAGCAATCCTACAGTCAGCGTGGCCCCTAGAACCGTTGAGGGTAAAGAGGTTACGGAGTGGCAAATACCCCAGCAAGGCACTCTATTCGGACACGGTTGGCTGAATGAAAATTCTGTGTTTGTAGCTTTCGGCGGGCCTTTAGTTGATGTGATTACTTCGACGCCACCGCAACCGCTAAGCAGCAGTCCGAGTTTTCAGGCGATCGCTACTTCTTTACCGCGGGCGAACCAAGGTTACTTTTACATAGATATGGAAAAAAGCATGTCTTGGGCTAACCAATATTTGCTCGCAGTACAGCCAAATTTAGTTTCGCCACCCGTCGCTGAATTGCTGAATTCTCTCCGAGGAGTTAGCGTAGCCACAGCTTCTACACAACCGACAACTGCTGAGTTGGAGATGCTTTTTGCCTTGAAATCTAACAATTAG
- a CDS encoding MogA/MoaB family molybdenum cofactor biosynthesis protein: MTQIPHPDLSKITVNCAIITVSDTRSAETDNSGLLTKKLLKDAGHSVVAYTVVKDDAAKIVLQMQAFSQREDVDAIIFNGGTGIAPRDTTYDVMESLLDRILPGFGEIFRFLSYQEIGSRAIASRAVAGVYQGKLVFSLPGSSNGVKLAVEKLILPELVHLVTQLRGG, from the coding sequence ATGACGCAAATTCCTCACCCCGACTTATCTAAAATAACCGTAAATTGCGCTATCATTACTGTTAGCGACACGCGCTCCGCTGAAACAGACAATAGTGGCTTGTTAACTAAGAAGCTGCTAAAAGATGCGGGTCACTCGGTGGTAGCTTACACTGTTGTTAAAGATGATGCGGCCAAAATTGTATTGCAAATGCAGGCTTTTTCCCAGCGTGAAGATGTGGATGCAATCATTTTTAACGGCGGCACGGGCATCGCTCCCCGAGATACGACTTATGATGTGATGGAGAGTTTGCTAGACAGGATTTTACCAGGATTTGGTGAGATATTTCGGTTTTTGAGCTATCAAGAAATTGGTTCGAGAGCGATCGCCTCTCGCGCAGTTGCAGGGGTGTATCAAGGCAAGTTAGTCTTTTCTCTTCCGGGCTCTAGCAATGGTGTGAAACTAGCTGTGGAAAAGCTAATTTTACCGGAATTAGTTCACTTGGTTACGCAGTTGCGCGGAGGGTGA